A region from the Pseudopipra pipra isolate bDixPip1 chromosome 8, bDixPip1.hap1, whole genome shotgun sequence genome encodes:
- the TUBGCP2 gene encoding gamma-tubulin complex component 2 — MNEFRIHHDVNELLSLLRVHGGEGAEVYIDLLQKNRTPYVTTTVSAHSAKVKIAEFTRTPEDFLKKYDELKSKNTRHLDSLVYLLSKLTEDKETLHYLQQNAKERAELAANAATSSTTNFSIPSSTSKISLQELEELRKQLGSVTASSSAQQPLELTRKILREKQNKKNSGQPIPVFPSWVYERPALLGDFLIGTSLSTDTTVPIGTLPLASQESMIVEDLLYVLIGVDGRYITAQPLVGRQNRAFSVDPNLDLSIKELVTRILPVAASYSAVTRFIEEKSSFEYGQVNHALAAAMRTLIKEYMILITQLEHLQRQGLLSLQKLWFYIQPTMRTLEILASLATSVDKGECMGGSTLSLLHDKTFNYTGDSQAQELCLYLTKAASVPYFEILEKWIYRGIINDPYSEFMVEEHELQKEKIQEDYNDKYWDQRYTVVQQQIPSFLQKMADKILSTGKYLNVVRECGRDVTCPVAKEVIYTLKERAYVEQIEKAYNYASKVLLDFLMEEKELVAHLRSIKHYFLMDQGDFFVHFMDLTEEELKKPVDDIITTRLEALLELALRMSTANTDPFKDDLKIELMPHDLITQLLRVLAIETKQEKAIISADPTELTLSGLEAFSFDYIVKWPLSLIINRKALTRYQMLFRHMFYCKHVERQLCNVWISNKTAKQFSLHSAKWFAGAFTLRQRMLNFVQNIQYYMMFEVMEPTWHILEKNLKLASNIDDVLSHHTSFLDNCLKDCMLTNPELLKIFSKLMSVCVMFTNCMQRFTQSMKLDSELERLTLEHGTMLGPPTEEERAEEAAKKKLTNKLLAEHADNLHLTSGFEATINKFDSNFSTQLLDLLDKLSIYSTNDCEHSMLNIIYRLDFNGFYTERLEHMSAERSQKAAPLLPRLAVPAQ; from the exons ATGAACGAGTTCAGGATCCACCACGATGTGAACGAGCTGCTGAGCCTGCTGCGGGTGCACGGCGGGGAGGGTGCTGAGGTCTACATCGACCTGCTGCAGAAGAACCGCACGCCCTACGTCACCACCACCGTGTCGGCCCACAGCGCCAAG GTAAAAATAGCAGAGTTTACTCGAACTCCTgaagattttttaaagaaatacgATGAGCTGAAGTCTAAAAACACAAGGCATCTGGATTCTTTAGTTTATCTGCTGTCAAAACTCACTGAAGACAAAGAG ACACTCCACTATCTGCAACAAAatgctaaagaaagggcagaactCGCAGCAAATGCAGCAACCAGCAGCACCACGAATTTTTCCATCCCCTCATCTACTTCCAAGATCTCCCTGCAGGAGCTCGAGGAGCTGCGGAAGCAGCTGGGCAGTGTCACAGCCAGCTCCAGTGCACAGCAG CCTCTTGAGCTCACACGAAAAATCCTCCGAGAAAAGCAGAACAAGAAGAATTCTGgtcagcccattccagtgtttCCATCCTGGGTGTATGAGAGACCTGCACTTCTTGGGGATTTCTTAATTGGCACCAGTTTAAGCACTGACACAACAGTACCCATAG GTACCTTGCCACTGGCTTCCCAGGAATCCATGATTGTGGAGGACTTGCTGTATGTTCTGATTGGTGTGGATGGGAGGTACATCACAGCACAGCCTCTCGTGGGTAGGCAGAACAGAGCCTTCTCAGTCGATCCCAACTTGGACTTGTCCATCAAGGAGCTGGTGACCAGGATTCTTCCTGTGGCAGCAAGTTACTCTGCTGTCACCAG GTTTATAGAGGAGAAGTCTTCCTTTGAGTATGGACAGGTGAATCatgctctggctgctgccatgAGGACTCTAATCAAGGAATACATGATCCTAATTACCCAGCTGGAACACCTTCAGAGACAGGGACTTCTGTCGCTGCAGAAACTGTGGTTTTATATCCAGCCCACAATGAGGACCCTGGAGATTCTGGCTTCACTTG CTACTTCCGTGGATAAGGGTGAGTGTATGGGAGGATCCACCCTGAGCCTACTCCATGACAAGACTTTCAATTACACAGGGGACAGCCAGGCCCAGGAGCTGTGCCTGTATTTAACCAAGGCAGCCAGTGTGCCTTATTTTGAAATCCTGGAGAAGTGGATATATCGAGGCATCATCAATGATCCCTACAG TGAGTTCATGGTGGAGGAACATGAGCTGCAGAAGGAGAAGATTCAGGAGGACTATAATGACAAGTATTGGGATCAAAGATACACTGTTGTTCAGCAGCAGATTCCCTCATTCCTGCAGAAAATGGCTGACAAAATCCTGAGCACGG ggaaatatttaaatgttgtGAGGGAGTGTGGGCGAGATGTTACCTGCCCTGTGGCCAAGGAGGTCATCTATACTTTGAAAGAGAGAGCCTATGTGGAACAAATAGAAAAAGCATATAACTATGCTAGCAAAGTTCTCCTGGACTTCCTGATGGAGGAGAAAGAGCTGGTGGCTCACCTAAG ATCTATAAAACACTATTTCCTGATGGATCAAGGGGACTTTTTTGTTCACTTCATGGACCTCACAGAAGAGGAGCTTAAGAAGCCCGTAGACGACATCATAACTACGAGGCTGGAGGCCCTGCTGGAATTAGCCCTGAGGATGAGCACAGCCAACACAGACCCTTTCAAGGACGATTTAAAG ATTGAGTTGATGCCCCATGACCTCATCACGCAGCTCTTGAGAGTGCTGGCCATAGAAACCAAGCAGGAGAAGGCCATCATCAGTGCAGACCCCACAGAGCTCACCCTCAGCGGCCTGGAAGCATTTTCCTTTGACTACATCGTTAAGTGGCCTCTGTCCCTTATCATAAACAG gAAAGCACTGACAAGGTACCAGATGCTTTTCAGACACATGTTCTATTGCAAACATGTGGAAAGGCAGTTGTGCAACGTGTGGATCAGCAATAAGACAGCCAAGCAATTCTCCCTGCATTCAGCTAAGTG GTTTGCTGGTGCTTTCACACTGCGGCAGCGGATGCTGAATTTTGTGCAGAATATCCAGTATTACATGATGTTTGAAGTGATGGAGCCAACATGGCACATTCTAGAGAAGAACCTGAAGTTG GCATCCAACATTGACGACGTCCTGAGCCACCACACGAGCTTCCTGGACAActgcctgaaggactgcatgCTGACCAACCCAGAGCTGCTCAAGATCTTCTCCAAGCTGATGTCTGTCTGTGTCATGTTCACAAACTGCATGCAG AGGTTCACCCAGAGCATGAAGCTGGACAGTGAGCTGGAGAGGCTCACCCTGGAGCACGGCACCATGCTGGGCCCCCCCACGGAGGAGGAGCGCGCCGAGGAGGCTGCCAAGAAGAAGCTGACCAACAAG CTTTTAGCAGAGCATGCTGACAACCTCCACCTCACATCTGGCTTTGAAGCCACCATCAACAAGTTTGACAGCAATTTCTCCACACAGCTGCTGGACCTGCTGGACAAACTGAGCATTTACAGCACCAATGACTGTGAGCACAGCATGCTCAACATCATCTACAG
- the ZNF511 gene encoding zinc finger protein 511 isoform X1 — translation MAALPLPPGLRRRLREGIPQDPARELLREPPQLPAQPLPPFTFAPRRLRLGPQHPLLEVRLPPQQGARRGVLQPCPPAHGPLCSSLGRGRAQAPLPAGRPHQPRGGGRETQAWLSRFPRRVSEFSCHISGCCQVFDTLEGYEHHYNSLHRNVCSFCKRSFPSGNLLDIHILEWHDSLFQIMAEKQNMYKCLVEGCPEKFKSSKDRKDHLVTVHLYPADFRFDRPKKVKSVPKHTSCPTEQGPSVPMEVSVETAGQFQLDPMETGPAEDMEIPQPAASPGPSLPEKRLYRSRIPSTICFGQGATRGFKGPRKKV, via the exons atggcggcgctgccgctgccgccgggGCTGCGCCGGCGGCTCCGTGAGGGGATCCCGCAGGACCCCGCCCGGGAGCTCCTCCGggagccccctcagctccccGCTCAGCCCCTGCCGCCCTTCACCTTCGccccccgccgcctccgcctcGGCCCGCAGCACCCGCTGCTGGAGGTGAGGCTCCCCCCGCAGCAGGGGGCTCGGCGCGGTGTTTTACAGCCCTGCCCGCCCGCCCACGgccctctctgctcctctctaGGACGGGGACGTGCACAGGCACCTCTACCTGCAGGGCGTCCTCACCAGCCTCGAGGAGGTGGCCGAGAGACCCAA GCGTGGCTGTCCCGATTTCCCCGCAGGGTGTCCGAGTTCAGCTGCCACATCTCCGGGTGCTGCCAGGTGTTTGACACGCTGGAGGGCTACGAGCACCACTACAACAGCCTGCACAGGAACGTCTGCTCCTTCTGCAAGCGCTCCTTTCCCTCAGGGAACCTCCTGGATATCCACATCTTGGAGTGGCACGACTCGCTCTTCCAGATCATGGCCGAGAAGCAGAACATG TACAAGTGTCTGGTGGAAGGCTGCCCGGAGAAGTTCAAGAGCAGCAAGGACAGAAAGGATCACTTGGTGACTGTGCACCTTTACCCTGCTGACTTTCGGTTTGATAGACCCAAGAAAGTGAAAAG tgtccccaagcaCACGAGCTGTCCCACGGAGCAGGGCCCCAGCGTGCCCATGGAGGTGAGCGTGGAGACGGCGGGGCAATTCCAGCTGGACCCCATGGAAACAGGGCCTGCTGAGGACATGGAGATCCCTCAGcctgcagccagccctggcccctCGCTGCCAGAGAAACGGCTCTACAGATCCAG GATCCCATCCACAATTTGCTTTGGACAAGGTGCCACCCGAGGATTTAAAGGACCAAGGAAGAAAGTCTGA
- the ZNF511 gene encoding zinc finger protein 511 isoform X2, which produces MAALPLPPGLRRRLREGIPQDPARELLREPPQLPAQPLPPFTFAPRRLRLGPQHPLLEDGDVHRHLYLQGVLTSLEEVAERPKVSEFSCHISGCCQVFDTLEGYEHHYNSLHRNVCSFCKRSFPSGNLLDIHILEWHDSLFQIMAEKQNMYKCLVEGCPEKFKSSKDRKDHLVTVHLYPADFRFDRPKKVKSVPKHTSCPTEQGPSVPMEVSVETAGQFQLDPMETGPAEDMEIPQPAASPGPSLPEKRLYRSRIPSTICFGQGATRGFKGPRKKV; this is translated from the exons atggcggcgctgccgctgccgccgggGCTGCGCCGGCGGCTCCGTGAGGGGATCCCGCAGGACCCCGCCCGGGAGCTCCTCCGggagccccctcagctccccGCTCAGCCCCTGCCGCCCTTCACCTTCGccccccgccgcctccgcctcGGCCCGCAGCACCCGCTGCTGGAG GACGGGGACGTGCACAGGCACCTCTACCTGCAGGGCGTCCTCACCAGCCTCGAGGAGGTGGCCGAGAGACCCAA GGTGTCCGAGTTCAGCTGCCACATCTCCGGGTGCTGCCAGGTGTTTGACACGCTGGAGGGCTACGAGCACCACTACAACAGCCTGCACAGGAACGTCTGCTCCTTCTGCAAGCGCTCCTTTCCCTCAGGGAACCTCCTGGATATCCACATCTTGGAGTGGCACGACTCGCTCTTCCAGATCATGGCCGAGAAGCAGAACATG TACAAGTGTCTGGTGGAAGGCTGCCCGGAGAAGTTCAAGAGCAGCAAGGACAGAAAGGATCACTTGGTGACTGTGCACCTTTACCCTGCTGACTTTCGGTTTGATAGACCCAAGAAAGTGAAAAG tgtccccaagcaCACGAGCTGTCCCACGGAGCAGGGCCCCAGCGTGCCCATGGAGGTGAGCGTGGAGACGGCGGGGCAATTCCAGCTGGACCCCATGGAAACAGGGCCTGCTGAGGACATGGAGATCCCTCAGcctgcagccagccctggcccctCGCTGCCAGAGAAACGGCTCTACAGATCCAG GATCCCATCCACAATTTGCTTTGGACAAGGTGCCACCCGAGGATTTAAAGGACCAAGGAAGAAAGTCTGA